In Papaver somniferum cultivar HN1 chromosome 1, ASM357369v1, whole genome shotgun sequence, a genomic segment contains:
- the LOC113312224 gene encoding L-arabinokinase-like isoform X3: MANDEDNSNESPPPPQKHLVFAYYITGHGFGHATRAVEVVRHLIAAGHDVYVVTGAPDFVFTSEIKSERLFIRKVLLDCGAVQADALSVDPLASLEKYSQTAVVPRDSILATEIEWLTSINADLVVSDVVPIACRAADDAGIRSACVTNFSWDFIYAEYVMAAGHHHRSIVWQIAEDYSHCDLLIRLPGYCPMPAFRDVIDVPLVVREQRKSRAEVRKELEIGEDVKLVIFNFGGQQPAGWTLKEEYLPPGWLCLELPPNFIKLKRDVYTPDVMAACDCMIGKIGNGTVSEALSYKLPFVFVRRDFFNEEPFVRNMLEYYQNGVEMIRRDLLTGRWAPYLQRAISLKPCYEGGVDGGKVTARILQDMAFGKNNTPQKFSGASRLSDAIVLGYQLQRAPGRDADIPEWYSVAEHELGLRNSLSSAELNQKSSSEKSCVEEFEILHGDHHGLSDTINFFRSLAELDVEHDSRHSTEKHKMREQIAAAGLFNWEDEIFVARAPGRLDVMGGIADYSGSLVLQMPIREACHVAIQRSHPSKQKLWKHAQARQLAKGQSTPVLQIVSYGSELSNRGPTFDMDLSDFMDGEQPVSYEAANRFFAKDPSQKWAAYVAGTVLVLMTELGVRFDDGISILVSSAVPEGKGVSSSAAVEVATMSSIAAAHDNQLQEHLFLERLSLWAMKPRD, encoded by the exons ATGGCGAATGATGAAGATAATAGTAACGAATCTCCTCCTCCTCCGCAGAAACATCTTGTTTTTGCTTATTACATTACTGGTCATGGATTTGGTCACGCTACTCGTGCAGTTGAG GTTGTTCGACATCTTATTGCAGCTGGGCATGATGTCTATGTGGTCACTGGTGCTCCAGATTTTGTTTTCACTTCTGAAATTAAATCTGAAAGACTCTTCATTCGTAAGGTCTTGTTAGATTGTGGAGCTGTTCAAGCAGATGCATTGTCAGTGGATCCCCTGGCTTCGTTAGAGAAG TATTCGCAGACTGCAGTTGTACCCCGGGATTCTATTTTGGCAACAGAAATAGAGTGGCTTACCTCAATCAATGCTGATTTAGTG GTGTCGGATGTTGTTCCTATTGCATGTCGAGCAGCGGATGATGCTGGAATTCGCTCTGCTTGTGTCACCAATTTCAG TTGGGATTTTATCTACGCTGAGTATGTGATGGCTGCTGGACATCACCATCGTTCAATAGTTTGGCAG ATAGCAGAGGATTATTCTCACTGCGATCTTCTAATCCGCCTTCCAGGATACTGCCCGA TGCCTGCCTTTCGTGATGTTATTGATGTACCGCTTGTTGTGAGGGAGCAACGTAAATCAAGAGCGGAG GTTAGGAAAGAGCTTGAAATAGGGGAGGATGTTAAGCTAGTTATTTTCAACTTTGGTGGACAG CAGCCTGCAGGTTGGACGCTAAAGGAGGAGTATTTACCGCCTGGTTGGCTCTGTCTG gaacttcctCCAAATTTTATAAAGCTCAAAAGAGATGTATACACACCAGATGTGATGGCAGCATGTGACTGTATGATCG GAAAGATTGGGAATGGAACAGTAAGTGAGGCTCTGTCATACAAGTTGCCTTTCGTATTTGTACGGAGAGACTTCTTTAATGAAGAACCGTTCGTTAGAAATATGCTTGAG TATTACCAAAACGGCGTTGAAATGATTAGGAGGGATTTGCTCACAGGACGCTGGGCACCTTACCTTCAGCGTGCAATTAGTTTGAAACCCTGCTATGAAGGAGGGGTTGATGGTGGCAAG GTGACTGCCCGCATACTACAGGATATGGCTTTTGGAAAGAATAATACTCCGCAAAAG TTTAGCGGGGCCAGCAGATTGAGTGATGCCATAGTCCTCGGGTATCAATTACAACGAGCACCTGGTAGAGATGCAGATATTCCAGAGTGGTATTCTGTTGCTGAACATGAACTAGGTTTGCGCAACTCATTGTCGAGTGCTGAGTTGAATCAGAAAAGCTCTTCCGAAAAATC ATGCGTTGAAGAATTTGAgattcttcatggagatcatcatGGTCTTTCGGACACAATAAATTTCTTCAGGAGTTTGGCAGAGCTGGATGTTGAACATGATTCTCGACACAGTACCGAGAAGCATAAAATGCGAGAGCAAATTGCAGCTGCTGGTCTTTTTAACTGGGAG GATGAGATATTTGTTGCCAGAGCACCTGGGAGATTGGATGTCATGGGAGGAATTGCAGACTATTCAGGAAGCCTTGTATTGCAG ATGCCCATTAGAGAAGCTTGCCATGTTGCCATCCAGAGAAGTCATCCAAGCAAGCAGAAACTCTGGAAGCATGCCCAAGCTCGGCAACTTGCAAAAGGGCAGTCCACTCCTGTGCTGCAAATT GTTTCATATGGGTCAGAATTGAGCAATCGTGGACCAACTTTTGACATGGACTTATCTGATTTTATGGATGGTGAGCAGCCAGTTTCTTATGAAGCGGCCAACAGATTCTTTGCCAAAGATCCTTCACAGAA GTGGGCAGCATATGTTGCAGGGACTGTTCTTGTTTTGATGACTGAATTGGGTGTACGGTTTGACGATGGCATCAGTATATTG GTGTCTTCTGCTGTGCCGGAAGGGAAAGGAGTATCTTCTTCTGCTGCAGTGGAGGTTGCTACCATGTCGTCCATTGCTGCTGCTCATG ATAATCAGTTGCAGGAGCATCTTTTTCTGGAGCGACTGTCCCTTTGGGCTATGAAACCAAGGGATTGA
- the LOC113312224 gene encoding L-arabinokinase-like isoform X2, with product MANDEDNSNESPPPPQKHLVFAYYITGHGFGHATRAVEVVRHLIAAGHDVYVVTGAPDFVFTSEIKSERLFIRKVLLDCGAVQADALSVDPLASLEKYSQTAVVPRDSILATEIEWLTSINADLVVSDVVPIACRAADDAGIRSACVTNFSWDFIYAEYVMAAGHHHRSIVWQIAEDYSHCDLLIRLPGYCPMPAFRDVIDVPLVVREQRKSRAEVRKELEIGEDVKLVIFNFGGQPAGWTLKEEYLPPGWLCLELPPNFIKLKRDVYTPDVMAACDCMIGKIGNGTVSEALSYKLPFVFVRRDFFNEEPFVRNMLEYYQNGVEMIRRDLLTGRWAPYLQRAISLKPCYEGGVDGGKVTARILQDMAFGKNNTPQKFSGASRLSDAIVLGYQLQRAPGRDADIPEWYSVAEHELGLRNSLSSAELNQKSSSEKSCVEEFEILHGDHHGLSDTINFFRSLAELDVEHDSRHSTEKHKMREQIAAAGLFNWEDEIFVARAPGRLDVMGGIADYSGSLVLQMPIREACHVAIQRSHPSKQKLWKHAQARQLAKGQSTPVLQIVSYGSELSNRGPTFDMDLSDFMDGEQPVSYEAANRFFAKDPSQKWAAYVAGTVLVLMTELGVRFDDGISILVSSAVPEGKGVSSSAAVEVATMSSIAAAHGYFSFPIIRHVLIFNFCDMHLCSF from the exons ATGGCGAATGATGAAGATAATAGTAACGAATCTCCTCCTCCTCCGCAGAAACATCTTGTTTTTGCTTATTACATTACTGGTCATGGATTTGGTCACGCTACTCGTGCAGTTGAG GTTGTTCGACATCTTATTGCAGCTGGGCATGATGTCTATGTGGTCACTGGTGCTCCAGATTTTGTTTTCACTTCTGAAATTAAATCTGAAAGACTCTTCATTCGTAAGGTCTTGTTAGATTGTGGAGCTGTTCAAGCAGATGCATTGTCAGTGGATCCCCTGGCTTCGTTAGAGAAG TATTCGCAGACTGCAGTTGTACCCCGGGATTCTATTTTGGCAACAGAAATAGAGTGGCTTACCTCAATCAATGCTGATTTAGTG GTGTCGGATGTTGTTCCTATTGCATGTCGAGCAGCGGATGATGCTGGAATTCGCTCTGCTTGTGTCACCAATTTCAG TTGGGATTTTATCTACGCTGAGTATGTGATGGCTGCTGGACATCACCATCGTTCAATAGTTTGGCAG ATAGCAGAGGATTATTCTCACTGCGATCTTCTAATCCGCCTTCCAGGATACTGCCCGA TGCCTGCCTTTCGTGATGTTATTGATGTACCGCTTGTTGTGAGGGAGCAACGTAAATCAAGAGCGGAG GTTAGGAAAGAGCTTGAAATAGGGGAGGATGTTAAGCTAGTTATTTTCAACTTTGGTGGACAG CCTGCAGGTTGGACGCTAAAGGAGGAGTATTTACCGCCTGGTTGGCTCTGTCTG gaacttcctCCAAATTTTATAAAGCTCAAAAGAGATGTATACACACCAGATGTGATGGCAGCATGTGACTGTATGATCG GAAAGATTGGGAATGGAACAGTAAGTGAGGCTCTGTCATACAAGTTGCCTTTCGTATTTGTACGGAGAGACTTCTTTAATGAAGAACCGTTCGTTAGAAATATGCTTGAG TATTACCAAAACGGCGTTGAAATGATTAGGAGGGATTTGCTCACAGGACGCTGGGCACCTTACCTTCAGCGTGCAATTAGTTTGAAACCCTGCTATGAAGGAGGGGTTGATGGTGGCAAG GTGACTGCCCGCATACTACAGGATATGGCTTTTGGAAAGAATAATACTCCGCAAAAG TTTAGCGGGGCCAGCAGATTGAGTGATGCCATAGTCCTCGGGTATCAATTACAACGAGCACCTGGTAGAGATGCAGATATTCCAGAGTGGTATTCTGTTGCTGAACATGAACTAGGTTTGCGCAACTCATTGTCGAGTGCTGAGTTGAATCAGAAAAGCTCTTCCGAAAAATC ATGCGTTGAAGAATTTGAgattcttcatggagatcatcatGGTCTTTCGGACACAATAAATTTCTTCAGGAGTTTGGCAGAGCTGGATGTTGAACATGATTCTCGACACAGTACCGAGAAGCATAAAATGCGAGAGCAAATTGCAGCTGCTGGTCTTTTTAACTGGGAG GATGAGATATTTGTTGCCAGAGCACCTGGGAGATTGGATGTCATGGGAGGAATTGCAGACTATTCAGGAAGCCTTGTATTGCAG ATGCCCATTAGAGAAGCTTGCCATGTTGCCATCCAGAGAAGTCATCCAAGCAAGCAGAAACTCTGGAAGCATGCCCAAGCTCGGCAACTTGCAAAAGGGCAGTCCACTCCTGTGCTGCAAATT GTTTCATATGGGTCAGAATTGAGCAATCGTGGACCAACTTTTGACATGGACTTATCTGATTTTATGGATGGTGAGCAGCCAGTTTCTTATGAAGCGGCCAACAGATTCTTTGCCAAAGATCCTTCACAGAA GTGGGCAGCATATGTTGCAGGGACTGTTCTTGTTTTGATGACTGAATTGGGTGTACGGTTTGACGATGGCATCAGTATATTG GTGTCTTCTGCTGTGCCGGAAGGGAAAGGAGTATCTTCTTCTGCTGCAGTGGAGGTTGCTACCATGTCGTCCATTGCTGCTGCTCATGGTTACTTCTCTTTTCCCATCATACGCCATGTTctcatttttaatttttgcgaCATGCATTTATGTAGCTTTTAA
- the LOC113312224 gene encoding L-arabinokinase-like isoform X4 → MANDEDNSNESPPPPQKHLVFAYYITGHGFGHATRAVEVVRHLIAAGHDVYVVTGAPDFVFTSEIKSERLFIRKVLLDCGAVQADALSVDPLASLEKYSQTAVVPRDSILATEIEWLTSINADLVVSDVVPIACRAADDAGIRSACVTNFSWDFIYAEYVMAAGHHHRSIVWQIAEDYSHCDLLIRLPGYCPMPAFRDVIDVPLVVREQRKSRAEVRKELEIGEDVKLVIFNFGGQQPAGWTLKEEYLPPGWLCLELPPNFIKLKRDVYTPDVMAACDCMIGKIGNGTVSEALSYKLPFVFVRRDFFNEEPFVRNMLEYYQNGVEMIRRDLLTGRWAPYLQRAISLKPCYEGGVDGGKVTARILQDMAFGKNNTPQKFSGASRLSDAIVLGYQLQRAPGRDADIPEWYSVAEHELGLRNSLSSAELNQKSSSEKSCVEEFEILHGDHHGLSDTINFFRSLAELDVEHDSRHSTEKHKMREQIAAAGLFNWEDEIFVARAPGRLDVMGGIADYSGSLVLQMPIREACHVAIQRSHPSKQKLWKHAQARQLAKGQSTPVLQIVSYGSELSNRGPTFDMDLSDFMDGEQPVSYEAANRFFAKDPSQKWAAYVAGTVLVLMTELGVRFDDGISILCGLAGVFCCAGRERSIFFCCSGGCYHVVHCCCSWLLLFSHHTPCSHF, encoded by the exons ATGGCGAATGATGAAGATAATAGTAACGAATCTCCTCCTCCTCCGCAGAAACATCTTGTTTTTGCTTATTACATTACTGGTCATGGATTTGGTCACGCTACTCGTGCAGTTGAG GTTGTTCGACATCTTATTGCAGCTGGGCATGATGTCTATGTGGTCACTGGTGCTCCAGATTTTGTTTTCACTTCTGAAATTAAATCTGAAAGACTCTTCATTCGTAAGGTCTTGTTAGATTGTGGAGCTGTTCAAGCAGATGCATTGTCAGTGGATCCCCTGGCTTCGTTAGAGAAG TATTCGCAGACTGCAGTTGTACCCCGGGATTCTATTTTGGCAACAGAAATAGAGTGGCTTACCTCAATCAATGCTGATTTAGTG GTGTCGGATGTTGTTCCTATTGCATGTCGAGCAGCGGATGATGCTGGAATTCGCTCTGCTTGTGTCACCAATTTCAG TTGGGATTTTATCTACGCTGAGTATGTGATGGCTGCTGGACATCACCATCGTTCAATAGTTTGGCAG ATAGCAGAGGATTATTCTCACTGCGATCTTCTAATCCGCCTTCCAGGATACTGCCCGA TGCCTGCCTTTCGTGATGTTATTGATGTACCGCTTGTTGTGAGGGAGCAACGTAAATCAAGAGCGGAG GTTAGGAAAGAGCTTGAAATAGGGGAGGATGTTAAGCTAGTTATTTTCAACTTTGGTGGACAG CAGCCTGCAGGTTGGACGCTAAAGGAGGAGTATTTACCGCCTGGTTGGCTCTGTCTG gaacttcctCCAAATTTTATAAAGCTCAAAAGAGATGTATACACACCAGATGTGATGGCAGCATGTGACTGTATGATCG GAAAGATTGGGAATGGAACAGTAAGTGAGGCTCTGTCATACAAGTTGCCTTTCGTATTTGTACGGAGAGACTTCTTTAATGAAGAACCGTTCGTTAGAAATATGCTTGAG TATTACCAAAACGGCGTTGAAATGATTAGGAGGGATTTGCTCACAGGACGCTGGGCACCTTACCTTCAGCGTGCAATTAGTTTGAAACCCTGCTATGAAGGAGGGGTTGATGGTGGCAAG GTGACTGCCCGCATACTACAGGATATGGCTTTTGGAAAGAATAATACTCCGCAAAAG TTTAGCGGGGCCAGCAGATTGAGTGATGCCATAGTCCTCGGGTATCAATTACAACGAGCACCTGGTAGAGATGCAGATATTCCAGAGTGGTATTCTGTTGCTGAACATGAACTAGGTTTGCGCAACTCATTGTCGAGTGCTGAGTTGAATCAGAAAAGCTCTTCCGAAAAATC ATGCGTTGAAGAATTTGAgattcttcatggagatcatcatGGTCTTTCGGACACAATAAATTTCTTCAGGAGTTTGGCAGAGCTGGATGTTGAACATGATTCTCGACACAGTACCGAGAAGCATAAAATGCGAGAGCAAATTGCAGCTGCTGGTCTTTTTAACTGGGAG GATGAGATATTTGTTGCCAGAGCACCTGGGAGATTGGATGTCATGGGAGGAATTGCAGACTATTCAGGAAGCCTTGTATTGCAG ATGCCCATTAGAGAAGCTTGCCATGTTGCCATCCAGAGAAGTCATCCAAGCAAGCAGAAACTCTGGAAGCATGCCCAAGCTCGGCAACTTGCAAAAGGGCAGTCCACTCCTGTGCTGCAAATT GTTTCATATGGGTCAGAATTGAGCAATCGTGGACCAACTTTTGACATGGACTTATCTGATTTTATGGATGGTGAGCAGCCAGTTTCTTATGAAGCGGCCAACAGATTCTTTGCCAAAGATCCTTCACAGAA GTGGGCAGCATATGTTGCAGGGACTGTTCTTGTTTTGATGACTGAATTGGGTGTACGGTTTGACGATGGCATCAGTATATTG TGTGGTCTTGCAGGTGTCTTCTGCTGTGCCGGAAGGGAAAGGAGTATCTTCTTCTGCTGCAGTGGAGGTTGCTACCATGTCGTCCATTGCTGCTGCTCATGGTTACTTCTCTTTTCCCATCATACGCCATGTTctcatttttaa
- the LOC113312224 gene encoding L-arabinokinase-like isoform X5: protein MANDEDNSNESPPPPQKHLVFAYYITGHGFGHATRAVEVVRHLIAAGHDVYVVTGAPDFVFTSEIKSERLFIRKVLLDCGAVQADALSVDPLASLEKYSQTAVVPRDSILATEIEWLTSINADLVVSDVVPIACRAADDAGIRSACVTNFSWDFIYAEYVMAAGHHHRSIVWQIAEDYSHCDLLIRLPGYCPMPAFRDVIDVPLVVREQRKSRAEVRKELEIGEDVKLVIFNFGGQQPAGWTLKEEYLPPGWLCLELPPNFIKLKRDVYTPDVMAACDCMIGKIGNGTVSEALSYKLPFVFVRRDFFNEEPFVRNMLEYYQNGVEMIRRDLLTGRWAPYLQRAISLKPCYEGGVDGGKVTARILQDMAFGKNNTPQKFSGASRLSDAIVLGYQLQRAPGRDADIPEWYSVAEHELGLRNSLSSAELNQKSSSEKSCVEEFEILHGDHHGLSDTINFFRSLAELDVEHDSRHSTEKHKMREQIAAAGLFNWEDEIFVARAPGRLDVMGGIADYSGSLVLQMPIREACHVAIQRSHPSKQKLWKHAQARQLAKGQSTPVLQIVSYGSELSNRGPTFDMDLSDFMDGEQPVSYEAANRFFAKDPSQKWAAYVAGTVLVLMTELGVRFDDGISILCGLAGVFCCAGRERSIFFCCSGGCYHVVHCCCS from the exons ATGGCGAATGATGAAGATAATAGTAACGAATCTCCTCCTCCTCCGCAGAAACATCTTGTTTTTGCTTATTACATTACTGGTCATGGATTTGGTCACGCTACTCGTGCAGTTGAG GTTGTTCGACATCTTATTGCAGCTGGGCATGATGTCTATGTGGTCACTGGTGCTCCAGATTTTGTTTTCACTTCTGAAATTAAATCTGAAAGACTCTTCATTCGTAAGGTCTTGTTAGATTGTGGAGCTGTTCAAGCAGATGCATTGTCAGTGGATCCCCTGGCTTCGTTAGAGAAG TATTCGCAGACTGCAGTTGTACCCCGGGATTCTATTTTGGCAACAGAAATAGAGTGGCTTACCTCAATCAATGCTGATTTAGTG GTGTCGGATGTTGTTCCTATTGCATGTCGAGCAGCGGATGATGCTGGAATTCGCTCTGCTTGTGTCACCAATTTCAG TTGGGATTTTATCTACGCTGAGTATGTGATGGCTGCTGGACATCACCATCGTTCAATAGTTTGGCAG ATAGCAGAGGATTATTCTCACTGCGATCTTCTAATCCGCCTTCCAGGATACTGCCCGA TGCCTGCCTTTCGTGATGTTATTGATGTACCGCTTGTTGTGAGGGAGCAACGTAAATCAAGAGCGGAG GTTAGGAAAGAGCTTGAAATAGGGGAGGATGTTAAGCTAGTTATTTTCAACTTTGGTGGACAG CAGCCTGCAGGTTGGACGCTAAAGGAGGAGTATTTACCGCCTGGTTGGCTCTGTCTG gaacttcctCCAAATTTTATAAAGCTCAAAAGAGATGTATACACACCAGATGTGATGGCAGCATGTGACTGTATGATCG GAAAGATTGGGAATGGAACAGTAAGTGAGGCTCTGTCATACAAGTTGCCTTTCGTATTTGTACGGAGAGACTTCTTTAATGAAGAACCGTTCGTTAGAAATATGCTTGAG TATTACCAAAACGGCGTTGAAATGATTAGGAGGGATTTGCTCACAGGACGCTGGGCACCTTACCTTCAGCGTGCAATTAGTTTGAAACCCTGCTATGAAGGAGGGGTTGATGGTGGCAAG GTGACTGCCCGCATACTACAGGATATGGCTTTTGGAAAGAATAATACTCCGCAAAAG TTTAGCGGGGCCAGCAGATTGAGTGATGCCATAGTCCTCGGGTATCAATTACAACGAGCACCTGGTAGAGATGCAGATATTCCAGAGTGGTATTCTGTTGCTGAACATGAACTAGGTTTGCGCAACTCATTGTCGAGTGCTGAGTTGAATCAGAAAAGCTCTTCCGAAAAATC ATGCGTTGAAGAATTTGAgattcttcatggagatcatcatGGTCTTTCGGACACAATAAATTTCTTCAGGAGTTTGGCAGAGCTGGATGTTGAACATGATTCTCGACACAGTACCGAGAAGCATAAAATGCGAGAGCAAATTGCAGCTGCTGGTCTTTTTAACTGGGAG GATGAGATATTTGTTGCCAGAGCACCTGGGAGATTGGATGTCATGGGAGGAATTGCAGACTATTCAGGAAGCCTTGTATTGCAG ATGCCCATTAGAGAAGCTTGCCATGTTGCCATCCAGAGAAGTCATCCAAGCAAGCAGAAACTCTGGAAGCATGCCCAAGCTCGGCAACTTGCAAAAGGGCAGTCCACTCCTGTGCTGCAAATT GTTTCATATGGGTCAGAATTGAGCAATCGTGGACCAACTTTTGACATGGACTTATCTGATTTTATGGATGGTGAGCAGCCAGTTTCTTATGAAGCGGCCAACAGATTCTTTGCCAAAGATCCTTCACAGAA GTGGGCAGCATATGTTGCAGGGACTGTTCTTGTTTTGATGACTGAATTGGGTGTACGGTTTGACGATGGCATCAGTATATTG TGTGGTCTTGCAGGTGTCTTCTGCTGTGCCGGAAGGGAAAGGAGTATCTTCTTCTGCTGCAGTGGAGGTTGCTACCATGTCGTCCATTGCTGCTGCTCATG A
- the LOC113312224 gene encoding L-arabinokinase-like isoform X1, which yields MANDEDNSNESPPPPQKHLVFAYYITGHGFGHATRAVEVVRHLIAAGHDVYVVTGAPDFVFTSEIKSERLFIRKVLLDCGAVQADALSVDPLASLEKYSQTAVVPRDSILATEIEWLTSINADLVVSDVVPIACRAADDAGIRSACVTNFSWDFIYAEYVMAAGHHHRSIVWQIAEDYSHCDLLIRLPGYCPMPAFRDVIDVPLVVREQRKSRAEVRKELEIGEDVKLVIFNFGGQQPAGWTLKEEYLPPGWLCLELPPNFIKLKRDVYTPDVMAACDCMIGKIGNGTVSEALSYKLPFVFVRRDFFNEEPFVRNMLEYYQNGVEMIRRDLLTGRWAPYLQRAISLKPCYEGGVDGGKVTARILQDMAFGKNNTPQKFSGASRLSDAIVLGYQLQRAPGRDADIPEWYSVAEHELGLRNSLSSAELNQKSSSEKSCVEEFEILHGDHHGLSDTINFFRSLAELDVEHDSRHSTEKHKMREQIAAAGLFNWEDEIFVARAPGRLDVMGGIADYSGSLVLQMPIREACHVAIQRSHPSKQKLWKHAQARQLAKGQSTPVLQIVSYGSELSNRGPTFDMDLSDFMDGEQPVSYEAANRFFAKDPSQKWAAYVAGTVLVLMTELGVRFDDGISILVSSAVPEGKGVSSSAAVEVATMSSIAAAHGYFSFPIIRHVLIFNFCDMHLCSF from the exons ATGGCGAATGATGAAGATAATAGTAACGAATCTCCTCCTCCTCCGCAGAAACATCTTGTTTTTGCTTATTACATTACTGGTCATGGATTTGGTCACGCTACTCGTGCAGTTGAG GTTGTTCGACATCTTATTGCAGCTGGGCATGATGTCTATGTGGTCACTGGTGCTCCAGATTTTGTTTTCACTTCTGAAATTAAATCTGAAAGACTCTTCATTCGTAAGGTCTTGTTAGATTGTGGAGCTGTTCAAGCAGATGCATTGTCAGTGGATCCCCTGGCTTCGTTAGAGAAG TATTCGCAGACTGCAGTTGTACCCCGGGATTCTATTTTGGCAACAGAAATAGAGTGGCTTACCTCAATCAATGCTGATTTAGTG GTGTCGGATGTTGTTCCTATTGCATGTCGAGCAGCGGATGATGCTGGAATTCGCTCTGCTTGTGTCACCAATTTCAG TTGGGATTTTATCTACGCTGAGTATGTGATGGCTGCTGGACATCACCATCGTTCAATAGTTTGGCAG ATAGCAGAGGATTATTCTCACTGCGATCTTCTAATCCGCCTTCCAGGATACTGCCCGA TGCCTGCCTTTCGTGATGTTATTGATGTACCGCTTGTTGTGAGGGAGCAACGTAAATCAAGAGCGGAG GTTAGGAAAGAGCTTGAAATAGGGGAGGATGTTAAGCTAGTTATTTTCAACTTTGGTGGACAG CAGCCTGCAGGTTGGACGCTAAAGGAGGAGTATTTACCGCCTGGTTGGCTCTGTCTG gaacttcctCCAAATTTTATAAAGCTCAAAAGAGATGTATACACACCAGATGTGATGGCAGCATGTGACTGTATGATCG GAAAGATTGGGAATGGAACAGTAAGTGAGGCTCTGTCATACAAGTTGCCTTTCGTATTTGTACGGAGAGACTTCTTTAATGAAGAACCGTTCGTTAGAAATATGCTTGAG TATTACCAAAACGGCGTTGAAATGATTAGGAGGGATTTGCTCACAGGACGCTGGGCACCTTACCTTCAGCGTGCAATTAGTTTGAAACCCTGCTATGAAGGAGGGGTTGATGGTGGCAAG GTGACTGCCCGCATACTACAGGATATGGCTTTTGGAAAGAATAATACTCCGCAAAAG TTTAGCGGGGCCAGCAGATTGAGTGATGCCATAGTCCTCGGGTATCAATTACAACGAGCACCTGGTAGAGATGCAGATATTCCAGAGTGGTATTCTGTTGCTGAACATGAACTAGGTTTGCGCAACTCATTGTCGAGTGCTGAGTTGAATCAGAAAAGCTCTTCCGAAAAATC ATGCGTTGAAGAATTTGAgattcttcatggagatcatcatGGTCTTTCGGACACAATAAATTTCTTCAGGAGTTTGGCAGAGCTGGATGTTGAACATGATTCTCGACACAGTACCGAGAAGCATAAAATGCGAGAGCAAATTGCAGCTGCTGGTCTTTTTAACTGGGAG GATGAGATATTTGTTGCCAGAGCACCTGGGAGATTGGATGTCATGGGAGGAATTGCAGACTATTCAGGAAGCCTTGTATTGCAG ATGCCCATTAGAGAAGCTTGCCATGTTGCCATCCAGAGAAGTCATCCAAGCAAGCAGAAACTCTGGAAGCATGCCCAAGCTCGGCAACTTGCAAAAGGGCAGTCCACTCCTGTGCTGCAAATT GTTTCATATGGGTCAGAATTGAGCAATCGTGGACCAACTTTTGACATGGACTTATCTGATTTTATGGATGGTGAGCAGCCAGTTTCTTATGAAGCGGCCAACAGATTCTTTGCCAAAGATCCTTCACAGAA GTGGGCAGCATATGTTGCAGGGACTGTTCTTGTTTTGATGACTGAATTGGGTGTACGGTTTGACGATGGCATCAGTATATTG GTGTCTTCTGCTGTGCCGGAAGGGAAAGGAGTATCTTCTTCTGCTGCAGTGGAGGTTGCTACCATGTCGTCCATTGCTGCTGCTCATGGTTACTTCTCTTTTCCCATCATACGCCATGTTctcatttttaatttttgcgaCATGCATTTATGTAGCTTTTAA